In Epinephelus fuscoguttatus linkage group LG6, E.fuscoguttatus.final_Chr_v1, the DNA window AATGTGTAGGTGCCATCTAGGTATCCAGTGTTTAGGTATTATTACACATCTATGCAAAAACTGGCTTAAAGCCTTGCACGCCTCCTGGGTGTCTGAATTAGTTAGCACAGCTGTATTTCACAAGTTGCGGAATACTCCAAAAAACACTCCAGCGACTGTAATCTTTGTCTTAGATATACTTACTGATATGAGGACTTTGTGTGGAATAAGGGTATGAATATTTCTCAGAAAGAATATAACAGTGTTATTAAAAGTATATCACCAAAGCTACTGCTTCTCATCAAAAGTGCATTGTTATGGGGTGttagtggcttagtggtagagcaggcgccccacatacaaggctgttgccacagcagcccaggttcgactccagcctgtggccctttgctgcatgtcactcacCCTCTCTGTCCCCTTTTCATGCTCATCTGTCCTACCAAAAAAAAGTGCATTGTTATATGGCCCTGTGACTGGAGAAATTCCCAAACTTTTAATTGATGGACTATCTGATTGCATGTGCAATAATCACCATATTAGAAAAATATTGACCTCAGATCAAAGTTACTTTCCAAAATCAACTCTTTTATGGAAACTAACTTTTCCAGAAATCTTATAATACTACCCCTGTAATGATTTTTACCTAAATTTAAGGAAGATGTTTCTCCAATATGTTCTTTCTATAAAACAGAAATTGAATCAATGTCTCATTAATTCTATCATGTACTTACTCTCAGACATTTTATTGAAAGTATGTCTGCTGATTAATACAACTTTTAATGGATTGACATGAATATTAGAAGACATGGTcttgtttctaaagtgtaaTACAGGCTCACAATCTACTGACGAGGCTCTCAAACATATATAGTTGGCAAGTATCACATCCGTAAGGCTCGAATGCTTCAGATTACACCAAGTATTCGTCTTTTTTAACAACATCTCTTTGACTCGGTTTCTAAGATAACAATGAACAAGAAAGCTTTCCAGATCTCTCAAAAAATTGGTAAAACTATACCTAAATAACAAACAAGCTGTATTATTCCAAGGTTTACATCTCCCTTGTACAATTTAATGTTTGTCTGTattagttttgttttatgttctgttgtttgttattatttcacatatgatgttaaaattattattttaaatgtttcaatatatatctatatgtgTAATATGATCAATAaaaaaaccaaccaaccaaccaaccaaccaaccaaacaaacaaacaaaaaaacactccaCCAGCTATATTCGCACAAGTATTTCATTGGGAACACAGCAATGTGATTGAGATTTGTTAGTTCTGGCTTTTGtgggtggatgtgtgtgtgtgtgtgtgtgtgtccttgtgtacATGCTTTATTTGTGTATGgcctttacattttttttaaagaagccCCACTGATGTCTGTAAGGCAGCACTGCACTGGATGTGCAtgttttcctttgctttttCACTGTGATGTACAAACCAAGTTTCTCTCAGGGGTGACTGACACAGCTGTTGTCATTTATATAACAACTCATCCAACATGCACATAACAAAATGATTCAGCATTATATAAATCAGTTCCTCATATGCATCTGGACatggcacattttattttacagtggaagttcttatttttatgtttttgtttaccatttaccattatCAGAAGGTAGTGAAGCAGTTGCACTCAATGAAGCTGATAACTGCTGATAGctgatatctttaacaaaaagctggctcagacacagaaacatctaaTAATACACACCCTTGTGAGAATATTGGATTTAAATTTGCAATAAATAGACATTATTTTATGATCATATGAAACCAACTTGAGTATGATTAGATGATTGTGCAGACCAACCGTGTTGCATTTAACTGTGTTGTCAACACTGtagcagaacaaaacagaaaaagtacAATACAaggaatgcaaaagtttgggcccCCCTTgtcaaaatttattttactgtgaatagttaagtgaAGTAGAAGAAAAGTTTGGGCaacccaagacatttgagctcccAAACAGGGTCTCAGACTTTAATCAGTTTGTTAGGGTtctggcttgttcacaatcatccttaggaaaggccaggtgatgcaaattttgaagtgaaaatcccccaaacaagaactggTTACAAAAggtgtttagaagctgtgatacttgccaaacgGGGCGCTACCAAGTACTGACAATGCAGgttgcccaaacttttgcttcaggcccttttcctatcttgttatttttaaactgtaaaagaccgaaataaaaaaataataaaatgttgaagaaaTGTGTTGTCTGGCAAATGTATCAGCATTTGACCTTCTATGTTAATCAGTCACCTGGAAATCAAACCCTTCATGTGAGAGATGTTGCTTCCATGTTGCTGCATATGGAAACTGAGGCTTTGGGCAGGAGACTGATCCCCATCTTTGGTTGTCTCCCAAAACTTGATCGTCACTCTGCCTGGTACCAACAGAGGCTCTTTAAACTGGGCAGTGATGCTGATGGGAGCTGTGATGACTCCAACACCTGAAGACACATGAGAGCAATGAGGTCGTCTGATCAGTACTGCTCAAAATGGTTTGCTATGAAAAAGGCAAGTTCATCCCTTTTAATAGCAAAAGCTTTCATGCACTGGCTCCATATCAGGTCTTTTACCTTTGTGCTTTTCTATTTCAgccaagcagacagacagcatcCAGAGACTTGGTGCCTGCAATCTGTAGCCAACGAGCCTGGCTGGTAGAGAGAGGAGCCGATAGGGGTTGTAGTCAGAGAAGGACCATACACGCTGCAGGCCGGTAATCCTCGGAACTCTGAGCTCTACCCGCTTTACATTTTCTGGCACAGACTCATTGGGTTGGCTTGTCGAAAGACCTTTGACCAAAAACAGAAGGATTAAGACTCTGCCACTATAAACAGGAAGGCAATaattattgtttgtttctttggcAAGAAATAACCAGATTGTTGCTCACATTCACGCTCATTCTTGAGTAAGCATCTGCTGGCTTTGTAGCGTGTGTTTTTGGACAGCAGTGTCAGGACACTCTCCCACACTGGGCAACCGGCACGAGAagtggcagacagacagatgtccACCTCCACCCCTGCATCAATTTGCCGATACTCCAGGACTCGAGCCTGCAGCATGAACGGACCCCTCTTCAGTTCATCGACTGGCTGAAGGGTTTTCAATCTTTGTTGCACACGAACCAGACCTGCCAAAATAATTCACAATCACTATAACATCACCCATTTCTAACTTTTCATTTGAAGCattcaaaaaacatgaaaatcagGGCAGTGGGATAAACCAGATATAATGTACTCAATATAAGAcatctgtaaaaacacaaaccGGGGCAATTAGCTTAAATAATCTGTTTTAAGTTTCactgtgtagaatttagggAGATAAATTGGCATTAAGTATATTTTTGTTAGTTTATGATAACCTGAAAttaagaattgtgttttcataacttagattgaatcattttaacctatataaggagcaggtcctcgtccatggagtcctccatgttgcaccgccatgcttctacagtagcccaggacggacaaaccaaacacttgctcTAGACAGGTCCATACACATTTTCGcacagaaaaatgcaaatttTTCTTAacttctttattcagttttttttttttttttactggtttaaatcaccaggtctctCTATATGGaggggaagagacctctgagggcAATGTTGCTCCTGCTAAAAACTCCCTGAATGTCTGcatcttaaattatcagagaaaaaaggcgAGCACATTAGTAGGTGGTGAGTTAACAACGAGTCAAACAATATAAGGGACGGGTCAAACAATATAAGGGAAATACTGAATTGTGCCGTA includes these proteins:
- the si:ch211-12e13.1 gene encoding uncharacterized protein si:ch211-12e13.1 — encoded protein: MVLTDENFGLSPAGLVRVQQRLKTLQPVDELKRGPFMLQARVLEYRQIDAGVEVDICLSATSRAGCPVWESVLTLLSKNTRYKASRCLLKNERECLSTSQPNESVPENVKRVELRVPRITGLQRVWSFSDYNPYRLLSLPARLVGYRLQAPSLWMLSVCLAEIEKHKGVGVITAPISITAQFKEPLLVPGRVTIKFWETTKDGDQSPAQSLSFHMQQHGSNISHMKGLISR